The sequence TTCCAACATCAGAatttggccgccatgttgaaagttgtcaaaatcaataGTACATATCCACAGgacacaaattatgtccaatcatcaTGAAACTTGCCATATATGAtattcagaccaagctgaacaaatgtgcTACACAGCTTTTTCAGATTCAAAACcttttggccgtgacagccaatcaaacttgacggcaaagacgccaaacaggaagtatgcctgttctcagcatctctttaacatatcatagccaaacttggtacatagactcatgacatcattctggggaCATCCAAACAatttgttgacctttgacctcagggggaCGTCAAACACGAAGTGAGCTCATTTCTCTGCAAGGCCATCATGCATCCAAACCAAACTTGGCTCACAGTCTTATGACCGTATCCTGATGATGGCCAAATAATTGGGCCTCATCaatgcctggggggggggttgttggcaGCAAGTCTATTCTGGCCCTTTCAAAgcaacttcaatgtattttcattgtgaTAAACATTTCCCAATAacatcatgtagccacctaacGGATTACGTCTGCCTGTTAGAGAGCtggaggtgcaggcaggcaggtaggacccaaacgcagacggtattgagggaaacggcactttattcagacctaaaggctaaggcacaggtatcggggaactcgggagacaacagggaactcgaaagggaacaaggaacacggaacacgcaggactacaaccaacactaaccacagcaaaccacacacaaaccacacaatgacagcacaccgaacaaaggaaagacgagggcttaaataacaaacacaacgaggaacagctgagacacattaggggagggaacagcaatcaacacaggagggaaaaccagggagacacccacaccctgacagtaccccccccttaagggtcgactcccaggcgacccacgacaagcaaaaaacaaagaaagtcaaacccaaaacgggtgggtggaggggcgccaggaggggggaatcaaaaaaaatggactgcggcagagccgagggacgtcaggcgggcgtccagaaaactgccccagggcatggcagggagcctcaggcggacggcctggggggcaagcagaggcagagtgaaggcggaacccttcaggaggccggcggcaaggacgatgagggctcagtccctcaggagacctgcagtggcacagaaccccctcagaaggccggcagcggtgaaggcggaacccttcaggaggccggcgaaggcgaggtagagggcgggtcccctcaagaggaaggccaggtagagggcgggtcccctcaggaggaaggccaggtagagggcgggtcccctcaggaggcaggccaggtagagggcgggtcccctcaggaggcaggccaggtagagggcgggtcccctcaggaggagggccaggcaaagggcgggtcccctctggtggacagggtagagggcgggtcccctcgtgtagaaggccaggcagagggcgggtcccctctggtagaaggccaggcagagggcgggtcccctctggtggacagggtagagggcgggtcccctctggtagaaggccaggcagagggcgggtcccctctggtggaaggccaggtagagggcgggtcccctctggtagaaggccaggcagagggcgggtcccctctggtagaaggccaggcagagggcgggtcccctctggtagaaggccaggcagagggcgggtcctctctggtagaaggccaggtagagggcgggtcccctctggtggacagggtagagggcgggtcccctctggtggaaagacgggcagagggcgggtcccctctggtggaaagacaggcagagggcgggtcccctctggtggaaggccaggtagagggcgggtcccctctggtggaaggccaggtagagggcgggtcccctctggtggaaggccaggtagagggcgggtcccctctggtagaaggccaggtagagggcgggtcccctctggtagaaggccaggcagagggcgggtcccctctggtagaaggccaggtagagggcgggtcccctctggtggacagggtagagggcgggtcccctctggtggaaagacgggcagagggcgggtcccctctggtggaaagacaggcagagggcgggtcccctctggtggaaagacaggcagagggcgggtcccctctggtggaaggccaggtagggggcgggtcccctctggtggacagggtagagggcgggtcccctctggtgaaaggccaggtagagggcgtgcctcccctggacggtctggagggcggaccccctccggTGGAAGCAGAGGCCGgtacccctctggaaggagcagggggccgGCCCCcccaggcaggagcggaggacgGACCACCTCAGGCAGGCGAACAGGCCGGTACCACGCCGGAAAGcgaggagtgggctcaggaaccggacagggctcggggaccggagtcagtgcgggagctggagtaccaggaggaaccgggtggttccccacaccctcccagcgctccattgtcttatttattttggctaGTAAATCCTCCAACTTACGGCCAAATtgagcgtccgctgggtcccatcggggtgctgtcattctgttagggggctggaggtgcaggcaggcaggtaggacccaaacgcagaggGTATTGAGggaaacggcactttattcagacctaaaggctaaggcacaggtatcggggaactcgggagacaactcggaactcgggagacaacagggaactcgaaagggaacaaggaacacggaacacgcaggactacaaccaacactaaccacagcaaaccacacacaaaccacacaatgacagcacaccgaacaaaggaaagacgagggcttaaataacaaacacaacgaggaacagctgagacacattaggggagggaacagcaatcaacacaggagggaaaaccagggagacacccacaccctgacactGCCAGCAAAATTAGTTTATTGTGTCCCATTCTGCTTGacccccacattgctgctcgctatatttattatttgttttttatttagccCCTTTGTAAATGTTATTACTAACtgaacattaaaaagtatttctgctcaatctaaAAGGTTTAACGTCTGCTATCTGCTCctcgactgaatgtttgtatacagcgtaTCAGCGCCTTCAATATGTTCTACAGCGTTTCTACTTGTCCCTGTACTATTACCCCAATAGATAGTTGCAGTCTACATGGGCGAAAACATAGTTTTCGCCCATGTAGACGGGACCTAAGTCATATGTGTATACATTCCAAAAAGCATTTATAAATCCTTCTTTGAGCATTCATTAATATTGCGCAGATTTGATTGCAGTGCTTCACGCAGCGTGAAGGCAGCAACAAAGTGTTAATAACAATGGATCCCGAGTTCCTATACTAGGCATTATGATGGCGGTCCTCTGCGTAGTGCAGTGATGTCTAGTTAGTAGAGATCAACGGATGAGCTGCAATGTCATCCCGAGTTCCGCGTCCAGACAAAAAGCCTGTTGGCTCGCTAAAATgtccaaccactatgaaatgtcccctgttgtcagcgaacATAGCCAACatggtcttattatagcccgatcattaactaaaagccACATcgaaagaataaagcatccagcatatcATTTCAACAATGTGTGAGGGCATATGCAGCAGGGATgatcgcacagtggaatgcttaTGGAAAACCAGCGGAAgagcgctgggcggagatttcagaaaaatataatttgtcagtttgccgttCGTCTCGTCAATATGTTAacctacatatttatttatttacttatttatttcaaCTGCGAACCGCCCGCAATTCATCcaagtattatttttttcaagccATCCACCCAACCCGTGGATTATCCACGGTGTCCGGATAtgaccgccaaccgcgcatctctactaGTCTTTACTTTACTAGTTTGTTCTTTACTAGTTAGTAAACACGGCCCGTGTGCTCCAGCAGTTTGTGGGATTCCCTCCATGTCAACAATGGACACGAAAAAAGGGTAGATCGCAAGCATGTCGCATTACAAGACCTCGTCTCGTCGCCGACGTTTCTAAATCGTGTACCACTCGCAAATTTGTCTGCGACGAacgaatcggggcaaaatcgggTGAAATCGTGTAGTTTGAACCAGCCATaagcaagcagcagcagcagcgccattGTGCGAATTCCCTACTAAACCAAACgagactcgtaatggtaggtaaaacaatactttattaaagcatgcaattgtgaaaaagaaaacataaagtgcttgcatgatattgaagcctacagcgatcgttagttaacttgtATGGCAGTGCTCATTTCTTTACTCATGGGCCATGGCAACCCGATTGATACCTGCTGCAgtactctgattggctgaatcattgagaacgttttagactcaatcaatataaggccgcggggagacggagcacTGTTCTTTTGTATAGTAACAATATTTCGCCCAAACATTACTAAGAAACGAAATaggcaaaaaaaaagatatatatatttattttcttcacgATAAGTGGGGCGGCCATTATTGGCCCCGCGGCCACATAGGTTCCGGCGCCTATGTATCTGTGGTTGTGTCTCATGGCAGCAAATTGTATTCGATGAGAAGTCGAACCAGTATTTTCTCGACCTTGCAGTCATTTAAAAACAGAGCTCCACTCAAAGTACAACTCAATTTCCGAGCGATGATCCAGCTGCGCCTCGGTCATCAAGAGTAGTTAAGAGACAGACAAATACAGAGCTCTTTGTTAATGCTACCACTAAAAATTCTTCATcgtaattctctctctctctctctctctctctctctctctctctaatcactctctctctctctctctttaatcactctctctctctctctttaatcactctctctctctctctctctctctttaatcactctctctctctctctctttaatcactctctctctctctctttaatcaCTCATTCAAAACCAATGAAAGGGTTAATCATCCCATTGTGTAAACACAGACTCCACTAACTCTATCTGGATGCCAATAGAGTTGAGCATAGATCTTCTGAAAGGGCTTGAGACCAAGTCCCCTGCACGCCGGAGGACGTGTGATAcagaaagtgaaaaaaaaactgaaattgcagagagacagagagaaagagaaagacagagctaGAGCGGTAGGTAAGTAGATAGATACATCGATACATCGGTAGATTGATCGATAGAGCATACAAAGCCAAAGCAAGGTGAGTGATTAATGACTTAAGAAacatgaaaatattttttttggttGAGGTAAAAAAATATCATTGCGGCGGTTATGACATGAACTCCACAGCAGTGGAGAGACGACTCCGGACGTTATCAGGACTAAATACTCTTATTATAACTCTGAGTATTTAATCCTAAGTAGATGAGCCTGCTGCATATCAGCGTAAAGCCTCGAACATTGAGGGGTCTCATCGAAGCTTTGCATCAACAGAGAGGGTCCGAGCGAGGGGCGCTACGCCCTTGATGAAGGTAACCCCCCTGAGGAGCCTTTAGGCAGTGACGGACTGGGATCAATAAACGGCCCTGGCACTTGCACCCACCAGCGGCCCGCGCGCGCAACTTACAGATACAACTTTTCACgcaggggggaaaaaaacgcaCTTTTGATAGCTACAGTGAGGTGAACTTAAACTTAAATGCGTTAAACAACTGCACCAAAACATGGACATATCAATGCACATCCCCAATGCATAAAAGATGAATAGATCAACAGAGCCGGCCGCTCCATAATAAAAACATGTCTTACCGTCTTGCAGTTAAAAAGGTATGCTACAAAAGAGCTTGCTCTTCTCAGCAACCCCGTATGCTTATAAATACTGCTTCTGGTGTTTGTGGATACAAACGAAATTCATCGTGCTCGTATCGGTCGATGTGATCATGCGGTGATAATGCTACCAGTGAGGGGCTATAAAGCAGTGATTCTGTGGGACCACGGGGATCTCCACACTCTAAGATATTGTCCCCGACCTCACACTATGCACATGCCCATATAAAGCAAAATAAGCATCCATAAGTTAAAATCTGTTGAAAACGTTTAGGCATATGCAACATGAGGAACAATGAGGATTATATTAATGACAAACAATCAACACAACTTCCAATGTGCTGTTCTACCCTGAAAACGAACAATAATATCCATCCACAGGCACAACCTGGGAAACCAAGACCCAGTCTGCACCCACCGCAACGACCATCTCTCATCCATCGCAAACCACCCCACAACAACCCAGTGCATCCCATTATACAAACCACCCCACAACAACTCAGTACATCACAGTAGACCAAACACCTCACAACAACCCAGTGCATCCCAGTATACAAACCACCTCACAAGAACCCAGTGCATCCCAGTATAAACACACCCTCCCACCCCAAACCAAACTTTTGCGACCTACCGAACAGGGAGTTGGCGAAGCCGTACCACACGCAGCCTGCCCCGCCGATCAGCCAGCGGCCCTGCGTGCTTGCGGCGAAGCTGAAGGGCGTCCCGAGCAGGCACACCAGCAGGTCGCTGAGTGCGATGTTAACCAGCAGCATGTTGATGGGAGAGCGCAGCAGCTTGTAGCGGCAGAACAGCACGAGCACCAGGAGGTTGGTGAGCAGCCCAAGCGTGCCAGTGACGCCCAGGCACACCGCCACCACCCGGTGCCCGGTCGGAGTGAGGCTGGTCCGGTACGCCCTCGTGTTCTCCAACTGAGCGCACAGCGCGCCGCCCGCACCGTCGCTCCCCGCGCAGCCGCTCAGGCTCGCGTTGGACGCGATCATCGCCAGCCTGTGCTTTTCCCGCTCAGTCAGCGCGCGGGAGCGTGGAGGTAGCAGGCTGCCGCTCGCGCAGAGAGTCTTTAAGATGTAATGTGGCCGATAACTTTAAGAAGATAAGCCTTATAAGTAGACAATAAGTACCTGCGAGACTGAGGAGAAAAATAGTTCACTCTATAGCGGTGGTGGGATCAAAATAAAACAACGATGTAAAGCTGTGTTTTAAAGTGAGGAACAGGAGGACTTTTTCCTGttctgtgttgatgtgtttggaAAGCCATCAATGGAAGAAATCAGAGTTTGGGTGGGCTGGGCTCCACCGTTTGGCGGCTCAGGTTCACGGGATCGTGCGCTGTCTGAGGTACGGACACCCGACTGGTGTCTCCTCCAGTAGCggttcctggccgagctcaccagggaggcaaacTTGAACGCGCATTCATGAACGCGCGCAGTGCACCCGCACAAGCATGTCTTTAAGCGTATGCctacacaatttaaaaaacgCTGCGTGACGCGTCGTTTGGAGGCGAGAGGATAATAACTAAAATAACACTTAACAGTGTATCAGGAGTGCAAATGTGCAATGCTTCTAAACATCAAACGTGCAGACAAAGTTCAACTTCATAAAGTTGAGTTCATTCATGGTAGCGTACAGGGTCAACGACACGTATCTTCCaatcatataaatataatattgtgGAAATTGCATTGAATGGAAAGAAACAATTTCTCATTGAGCACACGAATGCGTGACTCGTTTATTTCGttagaaaaccaaaacattaaactaacatttaacgggacagcgatccctgaacaaCCAAGACAGAGTAAACGATATGCATACAACAGTGAGGATTACATTAATTTCTCCTCcggaatgtaggcctactttcttAATGTTCCCATTACAACTTCAGTGAAAGCCGCGGCATCTCTTTCTGCCCTGACATCCTCAAATCCTAAGAATCGTTCGCACACACTCCCTTTCTCATTCACATATCTAAGGATGGCAGAGAGCTGACACTGGCAGGACTGTTATGTTGGGTGTGCAATAATAACCAACACGAACGCGTTACTTTACAGCCAACTCTTTATCTCCGTTCTTCAACCTACATTTGAGCTCTATCAACCTACATTACAtaatggcgagtggatagtgccaaaccTAAGGATAAACTGGAAGAGGTGAAGGAGCCGTCTTTG is a genomic window of Gadus morhua chromosome 8, gadMor3.0, whole genome shotgun sequence containing:
- the LOC115548961 gene encoding opsin-3-like — translated: MIASNASLSGCAGSDGAGGALCAQLENTRAYRTSLTPTGHRVVAVCLGVTGTLGLLTNLLVLVLFCRYKLLRSPINMLLVNIALSDLLVCLLGTPFSFAASTQGRWLIGGAGCVWYGFANSLFGIVSLISLAVLSYERYSTMMGPTEADASNYRKVSLGIGLSWAYSLLWTLPPLFGWSRYGPEGPGTTCSVDWTAKTTNNISYIVCLFVACLVLPFMVIVYCYGQLFRAIKQAYVAESGSS